From Emcibacteraceae bacterium, the proteins below share one genomic window:
- a CDS encoding M1 family aminopeptidase: MKYIVLVFSYILVFLTVGLFPVAAQQNSPLMVTNGVSWDLAKYRKANLSDINYKINLNIPASPSVPIKGTSEISFTLKDASQNLQIDFKEKTANILAIRVNGKRHKIYHQKEHIIIDRKSLKPGKNEVKITYIAGDGALNRSPNFLYTLFVPDRMRTSLPAFDQPNLKATFELTLTVPENWESLSSAAVKKTTRRNSRNKITFEKSDKMSTYLFSFVAGRFKKVVRNVDGMEMTMLHREPEQEKVDRNQDEIFRLHKAAIDYMEDYTGIKYPFKKFAFVLIPSFQFGGMEHVGAIQYKDTTIMLDKNPSETDLLARAALIGHETSHMWFGDLVTMDWFNDVWTKEVFANFMSAKIVNPNFPDINHQLQAHLRLHPGAYAVDRSKGPNPIRQELGNLNEAGSMYGAIIYNKAPIMMRQLEALIGEEIFRDGIREYLARYAYANATWPDLIEILDKRSPMDLKAWSEVWVNTAGRPIFNIAKREGQGLFLSQSDPDHLNRNWPQSFAVKKGSIPYEITYSDKPINLDALGNSEEDTILANADGMGYGLFPITKDFIKLNWDSLSDLERAASFVNLYEQLMEGNGVISPTEYVDLLEWVIPKENNPLIINHMQRQLSTIFWSLLDKAERENAAPALENSLWQEVNDTRHDPGVRRIYFRNFANIAITGDGIEKVRAVWDKSQPLDDLNLATRDYTNLAASLAIRLPDQALDIIATQKTRINGPDNQARFEFLQYALSPDQSIRDKFFDALTFQENRSKEPWVLTALSYLHHPLRNGVSEKYLKKSLELLEEIQATGDIFFPGRWVAVSFEDYHSDSAVKTVRDFIDQHPDYNYQLKFKILQGADQMFRANKIIKNQHAKENP, from the coding sequence ATGAAATATATTGTGCTTGTGTTTTCTTATATTTTAGTCTTTCTGACTGTCGGTTTATTCCCGGTTGCCGCACAGCAAAATAGTCCACTGATGGTTACGAACGGGGTTTCGTGGGACCTTGCAAAATACAGAAAAGCAAATCTTTCTGACATCAATTATAAAATTAATCTCAATATTCCCGCAAGTCCCAGTGTCCCGATAAAGGGAACGTCTGAAATTTCATTTACCCTGAAAGATGCCTCACAAAATCTGCAGATTGATTTCAAGGAAAAAACCGCAAATATTCTTGCCATCCGAGTGAATGGCAAAAGACATAAAATATATCATCAAAAGGAACATATCATCATTGACCGGAAAAGCCTAAAGCCGGGGAAAAATGAGGTAAAGATCACCTATATTGCTGGCGATGGGGCTTTAAACAGATCGCCAAATTTTCTCTATACGCTTTTTGTCCCGGACAGGATGAGAACCAGCCTTCCAGCTTTTGACCAGCCAAACCTGAAGGCGACGTTTGAACTAACCCTGACAGTTCCGGAAAACTGGGAAAGTCTGTCTAGCGCAGCCGTTAAAAAAACAACTCGGCGTAATTCCAGAAATAAAATCACTTTTGAAAAATCCGACAAAATGAGCACCTATTTATTTTCCTTCGTCGCGGGACGCTTTAAAAAAGTTGTGCGAAATGTTGACGGCATGGAAATGACCATGCTTCACCGCGAACCGGAACAGGAAAAGGTCGATCGTAATCAGGACGAAATATTTCGGCTTCATAAAGCAGCCATTGATTATATGGAAGACTATACAGGCATAAAATATCCGTTTAAAAAATTTGCCTTTGTGCTGATCCCGAGTTTTCAATTTGGCGGCATGGAACATGTGGGGGCGATCCAGTATAAGGATACAACTATTATGCTGGATAAAAACCCTTCAGAAACCGATCTTTTGGCACGCGCGGCACTCATTGGTCATGAAACATCGCATATGTGGTTTGGCGATCTGGTCACCATGGACTGGTTCAATGATGTCTGGACCAAGGAAGTCTTCGCCAACTTTATGTCGGCCAAAATCGTCAATCCCAACTTTCCGGATATCAATCATCAGTTACAGGCACATTTGCGGCTCCATCCGGGGGCCTATGCCGTTGACCGCTCGAAAGGGCCAAACCCGATAAGACAGGAACTTGGCAACCTGAATGAAGCGGGAAGTATGTACGGAGCCATTATCTATAACAAGGCGCCTATAATGATGCGCCAGCTTGAAGCGCTGATCGGTGAAGAAATTTTCCGTGACGGTATAAGGGAATATCTTGCCAGATATGCCTATGCGAATGCCACCTGGCCCGACCTGATTGAGATACTTGATAAGCGCTCCCCAATGGATTTAAAAGCCTGGAGCGAGGTTTGGGTCAATACGGCAGGACGCCCCATATTTAACATTGCCAAACGTGAAGGTCAGGGCCTGTTCCTAAGCCAGAGCGACCCGGATCATTTAAACCGCAACTGGCCACAGAGTTTTGCCGTTAAAAAAGGGTCTATTCCCTATGAAATAACCTATTCGGATAAGCCAATAAACCTGGATGCACTTGGTAATAGCGAAGAGGATACCATCCTTGCCAATGCGGATGGCATGGGATATGGCCTATTCCCGATCACAAAAGATTTCATAAAACTAAACTGGGACAGCCTGTCCGATCTGGAACGGGCGGCTTCATTTGTCAATCTTTATGAACAGCTGATGGAAGGAAACGGTGTCATCAGCCCGACTGAATATGTCGACCTGCTTGAATGGGTCATCCCGAAAGAAAATAACCCACTGATTATCAATCATATGCAACGCCAGCTTTCAACAATCTTCTGGTCGCTATTGGACAAGGCAGAGCGGGAAAATGCGGCGCCCGCCCTTGAAAATAGCCTGTGGCAGGAAGTTAACGACACTCGCCATGATCCGGGAGTAAGACGCATTTATTTCAGGAATTTTGCCAATATTGCCATTACAGGGGACGGTATTGAAAAGGTCAGGGCCGTTTGGGATAAAAGCCAGCCACTGGACGATCTTAACCTCGCCACGCGGGATTATACGAATTTGGCTGCTTCTCTGGCCATCAGGCTTCCTGATCAGGCACTGGACATTATCGCCACTCAGAAAACCCGTATTAACGGTCCCGATAATCAGGCAAGATTTGAATTTCTGCAATATGCCCTTTCCCCGGACCAGTCGATCAGGGATAAATTTTTTGATGCCCTGACTTTTCAGGAAAACAGAAGCAAGGAACCATGGGTACTCACGGCGCTCTCCTATCTACATCATCCATTACGAAACGGGGTAAGTGAAAAATATCTTAAAAAAAGTCTTGAGCTATTGGAGGAAATACAGGCAACCGGCGATATATTCTTCCCCGGGCGCTGGGTTGCCGTATCATTTGAAGATTATCATAGTGACAGTGCGGTCAAAACGGTTCGGGATTTTATTGACCAGCATCCGGATTATAATTATCAGCTTAAGTTTAAAATTCTTCAGGGTGCCGATCAGATGTTCCGTGCCAATAAAATAATAAAAAATCAGCATGCCAAGGAAAACCCATGA
- a CDS encoding DUF3817 domain-containing protein — MTEILKNPLHRFRMIALLEGVSFLLIFGVSLPLKYMLGIRTLPYIIGMSHGVLFLLYIILAIGLISAKHVNAGQFGRILIASIIPFGTFFNDRMLKQKEKEWKLRAPVKS, encoded by the coding sequence ATGACGGAAATTTTGAAAAACCCGCTTCACCGTTTCAGAATGATTGCCTTGTTAGAAGGAGTATCCTTTTTGCTTATTTTTGGTGTTTCCCTGCCGCTTAAATATATGCTTGGTATCAGAACCCTGCCCTATATCATTGGTATGAGCCATGGGGTTTTATTCCTTCTTTATATTATCCTTGCCATTGGCTTGATCAGTGCAAAACATGTGAATGCCGGTCAGTTCGGCCGCATTCTTATCGCGTCCATCATCCCGTTCGGGACATTTTTCAATGACCGGATGCTTAAGCAAAAAGAAAAGGAATGGAAATTACGCGCGCCCGTAAAATCCTGA
- a CDS encoding Gfo/Idh/MocA family oxidoreductase: MYRVLVVGVGLMGFAHAKACAALPDTKIVGLVARDFRKWQPVKDYFPDVPLYNDFDSALEGSNPDVVIISSFTDTHAPYAIKAMEAGAHVFVEKPLSTTIHDAGRTIVAARKYNRKLYVGLILRHHALWQKFCDCVAKIGTPINVTMTSHQHSTGDDWQHHKNILSAGLSPIVDVGIHYADLMIRLMGGEVANIRARGTKTNAESPAINDISLKISYSDGSVLNLESGLGPEISPNRPNIKQATGPGGMVRITPENTVQVNDESFSFADTIYDQAILEQQKYFFDVIKNDRDMEDHYNEVALGMATVLIAEQEMIKT, encoded by the coding sequence ATGTATAGAGTTCTGGTTGTCGGTGTTGGTTTAATGGGGTTTGCACATGCAAAGGCATGTGCGGCCCTGCCGGATACAAAAATTGTCGGGCTTGTCGCCCGTGATTTTCGAAAATGGCAGCCGGTGAAAGACTATTTTCCGGATGTACCGCTTTATAATGATTTTGACAGCGCGTTGGAGGGCAGCAACCCCGACGTTGTGATCATCAGCAGCTTTACCGATACCCATGCGCCTTATGCCATCAAAGCGATGGAGGCGGGGGCCCATGTATTTGTTGAAAAACCGCTTTCCACCACGATCCATGATGCGGGACGGACGATTGTCGCCGCCCGCAAATATAACCGCAAGCTTTATGTGGGGCTGATCCTGCGTCATCATGCGCTGTGGCAGAAATTCTGTGACTGTGTGGCTAAAATCGGCACACCGATCAATGTTACCATGACCAGCCATCAGCACAGCACAGGGGATGACTGGCAGCATCATAAAAATATTCTTTCCGCCGGCTTGTCACCGATTGTCGATGTCGGCATACATTATGCGGATCTGATGATCCGGTTGATGGGTGGGGAAGTGGCCAATATCCGTGCCCGCGGAACCAAAACCAATGCGGAAAGCCCGGCAATCAATGATATCAGCCTGAAAATCAGTTATTCTGATGGATCAGTTCTTAACCTTGAAAGCGGTCTGGGGCCGGAAATATCGCCAAACCGGCCTAATATTAAACAGGCGACAGGGCCGGGTGGTATGGTGCGGATTACCCCGGAAAACACGGTTCAGGTTAATGATGAGAGCTTTTCTTTTGCCGATACTATCTATGATCAGGCCATTTTAGAGCAGCAAAAATATTTTTTTGACGTTATAAAGAATGATCGGGATATGGAAGATCATTATAATGAGGTTGCGCTGGGTATGGCAACGGTGCTGATAGCGGAACAGGAAATGATTAAAACTTAA
- the kynA gene encoding tryptophan 2,3-dioxygenase: MADDSIKTSVDISSEKDIHWKQDISYGDYLELDQLLNAQNLRSGAHDEMMFIIIHQASELWMKLCIHELCSAMEKLKSDETGPAMKMISRIARIQEQLIQSWNILSTMTPKDYMSFRDGLGQSSGFQSYQYRIIEFSLGNKNAAMIKAHADHPDRYAAVKSALEAPSLYDLTLQLLSRRGFDIPDSHLKRDWTEPYQASDAVEAAWKKVYTQGENYWDLYEWAEKLVDLEHRFQTWRFSHMKTVERIIGYRRGTGGTAGVHYLKKALELRFFPELWNVRTSL, encoded by the coding sequence ATGGCAGATGATAGTATAAAAACCTCCGTCGATATCAGTTCGGAAAAAGACATCCACTGGAAGCAGGATATCAGCTATGGCGACTATCTGGAACTGGATCAACTGCTAAACGCCCAGAATTTACGCTCAGGCGCTCATGATGAAATGATGTTTATCATCATTCATCAGGCATCGGAACTGTGGATGAAGCTCTGTATCCATGAACTGTGCAGTGCCATGGAAAAACTGAAATCTGATGAAACGGGGCCGGCAATGAAAATGATTTCCCGCATTGCCCGGATACAGGAACAGCTTATACAGTCCTGGAATATATTATCGACGATGACCCCAAAGGACTATATGTCATTCCGGGACGGGCTTGGTCAAAGCTCAGGATTTCAAAGCTACCAGTACCGCATTATCGAATTTTCTTTGGGCAATAAAAATGCAGCGATGATTAAAGCCCATGCGGATCATCCCGACCGTTACGCCGCCGTTAAAAGTGCACTTGAAGCCCCAAGCCTTTATGATTTGACACTGCAACTACTTTCCAGACGCGGGTTTGATATACCCGACAGTCATTTAAAGCGGGACTGGACAGAACCCTATCAGGCGTCCGATGCGGTTGAGGCCGCATGGAAAAAGGTATACACGCAGGGCGAAAATTACTGGGATCTTTATGAATGGGCCGAAAAGCTTGTCGACCTTGAGCACCGTTTTCAAACCTGGCGTTTCAGCCATATGAAAACCGTCGAGCGGATTATTGGCTATCGTCGCGGGACAGGGGGGACCGCCGGGGTTCATTATCTGAAAAAAGCCCTTGAGCTCCGGTTTTTTCCGGAACTCTGGAACGTCAGAACATCCCTCTGA
- a CDS encoding lysozyme, translating into MTNYTENNTTPEVWDSPDYPWGQDINRDIYKVEYDKQKGKEQRFARLGLRLPPDHQHSTELAGYMRQLPDYRQSLNTQNTGLNNDNINATNDSSLMNSSIDNNLLIRAENKLMQGRPRIDPSRFELSDHLDRFIKKHEGFIPTFYPDTAKNATIGYGHKVVNNEYKEGDSITRAKGEEHFKIDKEKARQYALKLLGGLPMYRNEFETIVDAMYNVGPGNLGLGTNKSPDLNAAIKARDYDAIGRNLYYSKDSNGVRRPGLVTRSVDRTNYYFGKYKDY; encoded by the coding sequence ATGACAAACTATACTGAAAATAATACAACGCCTGAGGTTTGGGATTCACCAGACTACCCTTGGGGGCAGGATATCAACCGCGATATTTATAAGGTTGAATATGATAAACAAAAAGGAAAAGAACAGCGGTTTGCTAGACTAGGGTTAAGACTGCCACCTGATCACCAGCATTCGACCGAATTGGCCGGATATATGCGGCAGTTACCCGATTATAGACAATCCTTAAATACCCAAAATACAGGGTTGAATAATGATAACATCAATGCTACTAATGATAGTAGTTTAATGAATTCATCAATTGATAATAACTTACTTATAAGAGCGGAGAATAAGTTAATGCAAGGTCGACCCCGGATTGACCCCTCCCGGTTTGAATTAAGTGATCATCTTGATCGTTTCATAAAAAAACATGAAGGTTTTATACCAACTTTTTATCCTGATACCGCTAAAAACGCTACTATTGGCTACGGCCACAAAGTTGTTAATAATGAATATAAGGAAGGAGATTCAATTACTCGTGCAAAAGGGGAAGAGCATTTTAAAATAGATAAAGAGAAGGCAAGACAATATGCCTTAAAACTGCTCGGTGGATTGCCTATGTACAGAAATGAATTTGAGACAATAGTGGATGCCATGTATAACGTTGGTCCGGGTAATCTTGGTCTTGGGACAAATAAAAGTCCAGACCTTAATGCTGCCATAAAAGCCCGCGATTATGATGCTATTGGGCGGAACCTCTATTATTCAAAAGATAGTAATGGTGTCAGACGACCTGGTCTCGTTACAAGAAGCGTAGATCGAACAAATTATTATTTTGGAAAATACAAGGATTATTAA
- a CDS encoding NnrU family protein yields MDMLFAGILLWSAVHYIPSLMPALKGTMVEKLGNGYRGVFALLIVASIVLMVFGWQRAVPTPIYDPLPDAVQITSVLMIISFYLLGAAHGPSNVKRYIRHPMLTGVIVWGIAHLIANGDSRSLLLFGGMIIWAVVEILAINKRDGAYQTPGAVPMKKDIIKIVAALVLYTVIVFLHPYFTGVPVMAS; encoded by the coding sequence ATGGATATGCTGTTTGCGGGAATATTGCTGTGGTCCGCCGTTCACTATATTCCAAGTCTGATGCCGGCTTTGAAAGGCACAATGGTCGAAAAACTGGGGAATGGCTATCGCGGTGTCTTTGCGCTGCTGATTGTTGCCAGTATTGTGCTGATGGTGTTTGGCTGGCAAAGGGCCGTTCCTACCCCGATATATGATCCCCTGCCCGATGCAGTGCAGATCACAAGTGTGCTGATGATTATATCCTTTTATCTGCTTGGGGCCGCGCACGGGCCCAGCAATGTAAAACGATATATCCGCCATCCGATGCTGACCGGGGTCATTGTCTGGGGCATTGCCCATCTTATCGCCAATGGCGACAGCCGCAGCCTGCTTTTATTCGGTGGCATGATTATCTGGGCTGTGGTGGAAATACTGGCCATCAACAAACGTGACGGCGCTTACCAAACACCTGGGGCCGTACCGATGAAAAAAGATATTATCAAGATTGTCGCCGCCCTGGTGCTTTATACGGTTATTGTGTTTCTTCATCCATATTTCACCGGGGTTCCGGTGATGGCGAGCTGA